The nucleotide sequence ACGTGCTCACCACTACGTTCGACCTCGGCCACGACGAGATGGTTCTCGTGCGCGACATTGAGGTCTTCTCACTGTGCGAGCATCACTTGGTCCCGTTCCACGGCGTGGCCCACGTCGGGTACATCCCAGGCGCCGACGGGCGGATCACCGGCATCTCCAAGATCGCGCGGTTGGTTGACGTCTACGCACGGCGCTTGCAGGTTCAGGAGCGTATGACTACGCAGATCGCTGAGGCGATGGTCGAATGCCTCCGCCCGCGCGGCGTGATCGTGGTCGTGGACTGCGAGCACTTGTGCATGTCGATGCGCGGAGTCCGCAAGCCTGGTTCTCGAACCATGACCAGTGCTGTGCGGGGGCAGTTGCGCGCACCAGCCACACGTGCCG is from Candidatus Nanopelagicales bacterium and encodes:
- the folE gene encoding GTP cyclohydrolase I FolE, producing MTQALPPFDLARAAAAVRELLLAVGESPDREGLVDTPDRVARSFAEMLSGQTQKPGDVLTTTFDLGHDEMVLVRDIEVFSLCEHHLVPFHGVAHVGYIPGADGRITGISKIARLVDVYARRLQVQERMTTQIAEAMVECLRPRGVIVVVDCEHLCMSMRGVRKPGSRTMTSAVRGQLRAPATRAEAMALIVGR